A genomic segment from Bos mutus isolate GX-2022 chromosome 14, NWIPB_WYAK_1.1, whole genome shotgun sequence encodes:
- the MAD2L1 gene encoding mitotic spindle assembly checkpoint protein MAD2A, with product MALQLSREQGITLRGSAEIVAEFFSFGINSILYQRGIYPSETFTRVQKYGLTLLVTTDPELIKYLNKVVDQLKEWLYKCSVQKLVVVISNIESGEVLERWQFDIECDKTAKDDSAPREKSQKAIQDEIRSVIRQITATVTFLPLLEVSCSFDLLIYTDKDLVVPETWEESGPQFITNSEEVRLHSFTTTIHKVNSMVAYTIPVND from the coding sequence ATGGCGCTGCAACTCTCCCGGGAGCAAGGCATCACCTTGCGTGGGAGCGCCGAGATCGTGGCCGAGTTCTTCTCATTTGGCATCAACAGTATTTTATATCAGCGTGGCATATATCCATCGGAAACCTTTACTCGGGTGCAGAAATATGGACTCACCTTGCTTGTAACTACTGATCCTGAGCTCATAAAATACCTAAATAAAGTGGTGGATCAACTAAAAGAATGGTTATACAAGTGTTCAGTTCAGAAACTGGTGGTAGTCATCTCAAATATTGAAAGTGGAGAGGTCCTTGAAAGATGGCAGTTTGATATTGAGTGTGACAAGACTGCAAAAGATGACAGTGCACCCAGAGAAAAGTCTCAGAAAGCTATCCAAGATGAAATCCGTTCAGTGATCAGACAGATCACAGCTACAGTAACATTTCTGCCACTGTTGGAAGTTTCTTGTTCATTTGATCTGCTCATTTATACAGACAAAGATCTGGTTGTACCTGAAACATGGGAAGAGTCGGGACCACAGTTCATTACCAATTCTGAGGAAGTTCGTCTTCATTCATTTACTACTACAATTCACAAAGTAAATAGCATGGTAGCCTACACAATTCCTGTcaatgactga